In Citrus sinensis cultivar Valencia sweet orange chromosome 2, DVS_A1.0, whole genome shotgun sequence, a single genomic region encodes these proteins:
- the LOC102616942 gene encoding peroxidase 27 isoform X2, which produces MATQKLASLFFLQQIIHVLFILHLANADHGLKLGFYQKTCPDAEAITRKITHQHISRAPTLAAPLLRMHFHDCFIRGCDGSVLLNSTKNNQAEKDAFANLSLRGYQVIDAVKSALENKCPGVVSCADILALVTRDAVSMIKGPFWDVPTGRRDGRESVASETRDLPPPFGNITLLKQKFAAKGLSVKDLVVLSGAHTIGTSHCSSFETRLYNFTGKGDTDPTLDPNYVVHLKRKCQPGDTTTLVKMDPGSFRTFDGDYYTLVAKRRGLFQSDAALLEDTETKSYVKLQANTYGSTFAKDFAESMVNMGKIGVLTGKAGEIRKHCAFVN; this is translated from the exons ATGGCTACCCAAAAGCTTGCAtcacttttctttcttcaacaGATCATTCATGTTCTTTTTATCTTGCACCTCGCAAATGCGGACCATGGCCTAAAACTCGGGTTCTACCAGAAGACGTGCCCAGATGCTGAGGCCATTACTAGAAAGATAACACATCAACACATTTCTCGAGCACCAACTCTTGCTGCTCCTTTATTAAGGATGCATTTTCATGATTGTTTCATTAGG GGATGTGATGGTTCCGTGCTTCTAAATTCTACCAAAAACAATCAAGCGGAGAAAGATGCATTCGCCAACCTAAGCCTGAGAGGATACCAAGTCATTGATGCTGTAAAATCTGCACTAGAAAATAAGTGCCCTGGTGTTGTTTCTTGCGCTGACATATTAGCTTTGGTTACTAGAGACGCAGTCAGCATG ATAAAAGGACCATTTTGGGATGTTCCCACGGGACGAAGAGATGGAAGAGAGTCGGTTGCCTCAGAGACCAGAGACTTGCCACCTCCTTTTGGCAACATAACATTGCTAAAGCAAAAGTTTGCAGCCAAGGGTTTAAGCGTTAAAGACCTTGTGGTTTTATCAG gggCCCATACTATTGGGACGTCTCATTGCAGTTCATTTGAGACTCGTTTGTACAATTTCACTGGCAAAGGCGACACAGACCCCACGTTGGATCCCAACTATGTGGTGCATTTGAAGAGAAAATGCCAGCCAGGGGACACAACTACACTCGTTAAAATGGATCCTGGAAGCTTCAGGACATTTGATGGAGATTACTACACTCTTGTTGCTAAAAGAAGAGGGCTCTTCCAATCTGATGCGGCTCTTCTTGAGGACACTGAAACAAAATCTTACGTCAAACTTCAGGCTAATACCTATGGATCTACATTTGCTAAAGATTTTGCTGAGTCTATGGTGAACATGGGCAAAATTGGAGTGCTCACGGGCAAGGCTGGTGAAATTAGGAAGCATTGTGCATTTGTCAATTAA
- the LOC102617251 gene encoding peroxidase 30 isoform X2 has product MGRIDYIGVVFLSLFGVVGLSEAQLQLGFYAKSCPRAEKIVLDYVNKHIHNAPSLAASFLRMHFHDCFVRGCDASVLLNSTGNPERNAVPNQTLTGATFDFIERVKRLVEDACPGIVSCADILTLVTRDSIVATGGPSWKVPTGRRDGRVSIRSEAQNNIPAPTNNFTLLQRSFANQGLDLKDLVLLSGAHTIGVSHCTSVSSRLYNFTGVGDQDPALDSEYAANLKARKCRTPNDNTTLLEMDPGSRKTFDLSYYNLLLKRRGLFVSDASLTTNSFTLSLVKQLLQGSLENFFAEFAKSVEKMGRNKVKTGSEGQ; this is encoded by the exons ATGGGAAGGATAGACTACATTGGTGTCGTATTTTTAAGTCTTTTTGGTGTTGTAGGCCTGAGTGAAGCTCAATTGCAACTGGGATTTTATGCTAAGAGCTGCCCAAGAGCTGAAAAGATTGTGTTAGACTATGTTAACAAACACATCCACAATGCCCCCTCATTAGCCGCATCTTTCCTCAGAATGCATTTCCATGATTGCTTTGTCAGG GGCTGTGATGCATCCGTGCTGCTAAACTCAACAGGCAATCCTGAAAGAAATGCCGTTCCAAATCAAACATTGACAGGCGCAACCTTTGATTTCATCGAAAGAGTGAAGAGACTAGTCGAAGATGCATGCCCCGGCATAGTTTCTTGTGCAGATATTCTTACGTTAGTTACAAGAGACTCTATTGTAGCCACA GGAGGTCCTTCCTGGAAAGTTCCAACCGGACGAAGAGACGGGCGAGTCTCCATTCGTTCAGAAGCCCAAAACAATATCCCAGCTCCTACTAACAACTTCACCCTTCTTCAACGAAGTTTTGCTAATCAAGGACTTGATTTGAAGGACCTGGTTCTGCTCTCAG GTGCACACACAATCGGGGTCTCCCACTGCACTTCAGTTTCAAGCCGGCTGTACAATTTCACAGGAGTGGGTGACCAAGACCCTGCTCTTGACAGTGAATATGCAGCAAATCTCAAGGCAAGAAAGTGCAGAACTCCAAATGATAACACTACATTACTTGAAATGGACCCTGGTAGCCGCAAGACATTTGATCTTAGCTACTACAATCTTTTGCTTAAGAGAAGGGGTCTCTTTGTATCTGATGCTTCTTTGACTACAAACTCTTTCACTTTGTCTTTGGTTAAGCAACTTCTTCAGGGATCATTGGAAAATTTCTTTGCTGAATTTGCCAAGTCTGTGGAGAAAATGGGAAGGAATAAGGTTAAGACTGGATCAGAAG GTCAATGA
- the LOC102616942 gene encoding peroxidase 27 isoform X1: protein MATQKLASLFFLQQIIHVLFILHLANADHGLKLGFYQKTCPDAEAITRKITHQHISRAPTLAAPLLRMHFHDCFIRLVPNCWQGCDGSVLLNSTKNNQAEKDAFANLSLRGYQVIDAVKSALENKCPGVVSCADILALVTRDAVSMIKGPFWDVPTGRRDGRESVASETRDLPPPFGNITLLKQKFAAKGLSVKDLVVLSGAHTIGTSHCSSFETRLYNFTGKGDTDPTLDPNYVVHLKRKCQPGDTTTLVKMDPGSFRTFDGDYYTLVAKRRGLFQSDAALLEDTETKSYVKLQANTYGSTFAKDFAESMVNMGKIGVLTGKAGEIRKHCAFVN, encoded by the exons ATGGCTACCCAAAAGCTTGCAtcacttttctttcttcaacaGATCATTCATGTTCTTTTTATCTTGCACCTCGCAAATGCGGACCATGGCCTAAAACTCGGGTTCTACCAGAAGACGTGCCCAGATGCTGAGGCCATTACTAGAAAGATAACACATCAACACATTTCTCGAGCACCAACTCTTGCTGCTCCTTTATTAAGGATGCATTTTCATGATTGTTTCATTAGG TTAGTACCTAATTGCTGGCAGGGATGTGATGGTTCCGTGCTTCTAAATTCTACCAAAAACAATCAAGCGGAGAAAGATGCATTCGCCAACCTAAGCCTGAGAGGATACCAAGTCATTGATGCTGTAAAATCTGCACTAGAAAATAAGTGCCCTGGTGTTGTTTCTTGCGCTGACATATTAGCTTTGGTTACTAGAGACGCAGTCAGCATG ATAAAAGGACCATTTTGGGATGTTCCCACGGGACGAAGAGATGGAAGAGAGTCGGTTGCCTCAGAGACCAGAGACTTGCCACCTCCTTTTGGCAACATAACATTGCTAAAGCAAAAGTTTGCAGCCAAGGGTTTAAGCGTTAAAGACCTTGTGGTTTTATCAG gggCCCATACTATTGGGACGTCTCATTGCAGTTCATTTGAGACTCGTTTGTACAATTTCACTGGCAAAGGCGACACAGACCCCACGTTGGATCCCAACTATGTGGTGCATTTGAAGAGAAAATGCCAGCCAGGGGACACAACTACACTCGTTAAAATGGATCCTGGAAGCTTCAGGACATTTGATGGAGATTACTACACTCTTGTTGCTAAAAGAAGAGGGCTCTTCCAATCTGATGCGGCTCTTCTTGAGGACACTGAAACAAAATCTTACGTCAAACTTCAGGCTAATACCTATGGATCTACATTTGCTAAAGATTTTGCTGAGTCTATGGTGAACATGGGCAAAATTGGAGTGCTCACGGGCAAGGCTGGTGAAATTAGGAAGCATTGTGCATTTGTCAATTAA
- the LOC102617251 gene encoding peroxidase 3 isoform X1: MGRIDYIGVVFLSLFGVVGLSEAQLQLGFYAKSCPRAEKIVLDYVNKHIHNAPSLAASFLRMHFHDCFVRGCDASVLLNSTGNPERNAVPNQTLTGATFDFIERVKRLVEDACPGIVSCADILTLVTRDSIVATGGPSWKVPTGRRDGRVSIRSEAQNNIPAPTNNFTLLQRSFANQGLDLKDLVLLSGAHTIGVSHCTSVSSRLYNFTGVGDQDPALDSEYAANLKARKCRTPNDNTTLLEMDPGSRKTFDLSYYNLLLKRRGLFVSDASLTTNSFTLSLVKQLLQGSLENFFAEFAKSVEKMGRNKVKTGSEGEIRKRCAFVN; the protein is encoded by the exons ATGGGAAGGATAGACTACATTGGTGTCGTATTTTTAAGTCTTTTTGGTGTTGTAGGCCTGAGTGAAGCTCAATTGCAACTGGGATTTTATGCTAAGAGCTGCCCAAGAGCTGAAAAGATTGTGTTAGACTATGTTAACAAACACATCCACAATGCCCCCTCATTAGCCGCATCTTTCCTCAGAATGCATTTCCATGATTGCTTTGTCAGG GGCTGTGATGCATCCGTGCTGCTAAACTCAACAGGCAATCCTGAAAGAAATGCCGTTCCAAATCAAACATTGACAGGCGCAACCTTTGATTTCATCGAAAGAGTGAAGAGACTAGTCGAAGATGCATGCCCCGGCATAGTTTCTTGTGCAGATATTCTTACGTTAGTTACAAGAGACTCTATTGTAGCCACA GGAGGTCCTTCCTGGAAAGTTCCAACCGGACGAAGAGACGGGCGAGTCTCCATTCGTTCAGAAGCCCAAAACAATATCCCAGCTCCTACTAACAACTTCACCCTTCTTCAACGAAGTTTTGCTAATCAAGGACTTGATTTGAAGGACCTGGTTCTGCTCTCAG GTGCACACACAATCGGGGTCTCCCACTGCACTTCAGTTTCAAGCCGGCTGTACAATTTCACAGGAGTGGGTGACCAAGACCCTGCTCTTGACAGTGAATATGCAGCAAATCTCAAGGCAAGAAAGTGCAGAACTCCAAATGATAACACTACATTACTTGAAATGGACCCTGGTAGCCGCAAGACATTTGATCTTAGCTACTACAATCTTTTGCTTAAGAGAAGGGGTCTCTTTGTATCTGATGCTTCTTTGACTACAAACTCTTTCACTTTGTCTTTGGTTAAGCAACTTCTTCAGGGATCATTGGAAAATTTCTTTGCTGAATTTGCCAAGTCTGTGGAGAAAATGGGAAGGAATAAGGTTAAGACTGGATCAGAAGGTGAGATCAGGAAGCGTTGCGCTTTTGTCAATTAG